Proteins found in one Bacteroides sp. genomic segment:
- a CDS encoding sigma-54 dependent transcriptional regulator, with protein sequence MLKIFVVDDERLIRVTTADDLRDAGYYVREFASAEAALQSMREENAEVDIVISDLKMPGMNGIEFISRLKKLKPEVYVLLITAHATIDTAVEAMKLGAYDYISKPFNMEEMLLTIERIRELRSVKEENKQLRSQVKKKFDLSTFVGIGKETQKVFELVKIITDKNTTVLITGETGTGKELLTNIIHYNSNRSHKPLIKVSCAILSREIFESELFGHVKGAFTGAESNKTGRFEMADQGTLYLDDIDDIPLDLQVKLLRALEEGEIERVGGSETIKIDVRVIASTKKDLKQMVDEGKFREDLFYRLNVFPINLPPLRERPKDVELLARYFVREFSHGEEIEIDDDVIEILKNYAFPGNVREMKNLMERLVLLAQEGVINKNILPIEVRFPGKPHTCFYFGNKPLEEIIREVETNAIRDALMRSGGNKAKAASILQVPASTLKSRIEKLNLET encoded by the coding sequence ATGTTAAAGATATTTGTTGTTGATGATGAAAGGCTGATCAGGGTCACCACGGCCGACGACCTGCGTGATGCAGGTTATTATGTCAGGGAATTTGCTTCAGCGGAAGCTGCTTTACAGAGCATGCGTGAAGAAAATGCCGAGGTTGATATCGTAATTTCTGACCTTAAAATGCCCGGTATGAACGGGATAGAGTTTATCTCGCGCCTGAAAAAACTCAAGCCTGAAGTATATGTGTTGCTTATTACGGCTCACGCAACAATAGATACTGCTGTGGAGGCCATGAAATTGGGCGCTTACGATTACATCTCAAAACCCTTCAATATGGAAGAAATGCTCCTGACTATTGAGCGTATCAGGGAACTGAGATCAGTGAAGGAAGAGAATAAGCAACTCCGCAGCCAGGTGAAGAAAAAGTTTGACCTTTCGACTTTTGTGGGCATTGGAAAGGAAACGCAGAAGGTGTTTGAACTGGTGAAGATCATCACCGATAAAAACACCACGGTGCTGATCACGGGTGAAACTGGGACTGGCAAGGAGTTGCTGACCAACATCATTCATTATAACAGCAACCGCAGCCATAAACCCCTGATAAAAGTCAGTTGTGCCATTCTTTCGCGTGAAATTTTTGAAAGCGAATTGTTTGGCCACGTGAAAGGAGCTTTTACAGGCGCTGAAAGCAATAAAACCGGTCGTTTTGAAATGGCTGACCAGGGCACGCTATACCTCGATGATATTGACGATATTCCCCTTGACTTGCAAGTGAAGCTCCTGCGTGCCCTTGAAGAAGGTGAAATTGAAAGGGTAGGGGGAAGCGAAACCATAAAAATTGACGTGAGGGTCATTGCCAGCACAAAAAAGGACCTGAAGCAAATGGTGGACGAAGGAAAGTTCCGCGAGGACCTTTTTTACCGGCTGAATGTATTTCCCATTAACCTTCCCCCATTGCGCGAAAGGCCGAAGGATGTTGAGCTGCTTGCGAGGTATTTTGTCAGGGAATTTTCGCATGGGGAAGAGATTGAAATTGATGATGATGTCATCGAAATCCTGAAAAATTATGCTTTTCCCGGTAATGTGCGTGAGATGAAAAACCTGATGGAACGTCTGGTGTTGCTGGCACAGGAAGGGGTGATCAATAAAAATATCTTGCCCATAGAGGTTCGCTTTCCCGGGAAACCCCATACTTGCTTCTACTTTGGGAACAAACCCCTCGAGGAGATTATCCGGGAGGTGGAAACCAATGCCATCCGTGATGCCTTGATGCGCTCAGGGGGAAATAAGGCCAAAGCCGCAAGTATCTTGCAGGTGCCGGCCTCAACCCTTAAATCCAGGATTGAAAAACTGAACCTGGAAACCTGA
- a CDS encoding YceI family protein, with product MKRIIFSLMTLLIVFVALASSPSSFSAKTHDVTISGTSNLHDWTASVPSLNTSAELVVANGKLEAINRMVVEIDATTIKGSEGSVMDRKIAETLKADKNPRIVFRMTRVDDISHNGSDFTVRAAGTLSLGGTNRPLDVVVRGKVLPNGDVQFTGVKDMKMTTWQLEPPRAMLGALRTGDEVTVDFSVTLKN from the coding sequence ATGAAAAGAATCATTTTTAGCTTAATGACCCTGTTGATTGTGTTTGTTGCCCTGGCATCCTCACCTTCATCTTTTTCGGCTAAGACGCATGACGTAACAATATCTGGGACTTCCAACCTTCACGACTGGACTGCCAGTGTACCAAGCCTGAACACCAGTGCAGAACTGGTGGTTGCCAATGGTAAACTGGAAGCCATCAATCGTATGGTCGTGGAGATTGACGCTACCACCATTAAAGGTTCGGAAGGCTCGGTAATGGATAGAAAAATTGCTGAGACCCTGAAGGCTGATAAAAACCCGCGAATTGTTTTCCGTATGACCCGTGTGGACGATATTTCACACAACGGAAGCGATTTCACTGTCCGGGCTGCAGGTACCCTTTCGCTTGGTGGGACAAACCGTCCGCTTGATGTAGTGGTACGTGGCAAAGTACTTCCCAATGGTGATGTGCAATTCACCGGCGTGAAGGATATGAAGATGACCACCTGGCAGTTGGAACCCCCAAGGGCCATGCTGGGCGCATTGCGCACTGGTGATGAAGTAACTGTTGATTTCTCTGTTACCCTTAAAAACTAA
- a CDS encoding YceI family protein yields the protein MRTLIALMFSLMALPLLAGSGNYYAYSVQERSNIRLTGTTNINSYECVSDSDIPRGNMLVDLLPGSNAIFFSSASLELKVTSFDCGHRAMNKDFHQALGGKESPHIEIRLLEIRPLASVERKNQGKIRAEVAIVINGKTRNTDIVVDYKTSDYFSYSLSGSKDLRMSDFGIAPPSPALGLVKVSDTVTIHFDLIVEASLLTQN from the coding sequence ATGCGCACTTTAATAGCCCTTATGTTTTCTTTGATGGCCTTGCCCCTTCTTGCAGGATCAGGTAACTATTATGCCTATTCCGTTCAAGAAAGAAGCAACATTCGCTTAACGGGAACTACCAATATCAATTCCTATGAGTGCGTATCCGACAGCGACATCCCAAGGGGGAATATGCTGGTTGACCTGCTTCCAGGAAGCAATGCCATTTTCTTTTCTAGTGCCTCCCTTGAACTGAAAGTCACCTCCTTCGATTGTGGCCACCGGGCTATGAATAAAGATTTTCATCAGGCTCTTGGGGGAAAGGAAAGCCCCCACATCGAAATAAGACTGCTGGAAATAAGACCTTTGGCCAGTGTTGAAAGGAAAAATCAGGGAAAGATCAGGGCAGAAGTGGCTATTGTCATCAATGGAAAAACCCGGAATACCGATATAGTGGTTGATTACAAAACCAGCGACTATTTCAGTTATTCCCTTTCAGGTTCAAAAGATCTCAGGATGTCGGATTTCGGCATTGCCCCGCCTTCGCCTGCCTTGGGGCTGGTGAAGGTTAGCGACACCGTAACCATCCATTTTGACCTGATCGTGGAAGCCAGCCTCCTGACTCAAAATTAA
- a CDS encoding neutral zinc metallopeptidase, whose amino-acid sequence MRWKGRRGSVNVEDRRGVSGGTIAGGVGITGIIIVLLVAFLGGDPTEVLQQMQVNPSNASGQIEISAEEQELAEFVSVVLADTEDVWKEAFQDMGMTYRPPKLVLFSGQVQSACGFASAASGPFYCPGDEKVYIDLSFCEVLEHRFGAHGDFAIAYVIAHEVGHHVQNLLGILDEVYQQQQRMSKNEANAMTVRLELQADFFSGFWAHHAQKMFNILEAGDLEEALRAAGAVGDDAIQMKTQGRIVPDDFTHGTSQQRMSWFRRGFDTGDLAQGDTFKRGAV is encoded by the coding sequence ATGCGTTGGAAAGGGCGCCGAGGAAGCGTAAACGTTGAAGATCGCCGTGGCGTGAGCGGCGGCACCATTGCCGGAGGCGTAGGCATCACCGGCATCATTATCGTCCTGTTGGTCGCTTTCCTTGGAGGAGATCCCACCGAAGTGCTGCAACAGATGCAGGTAAACCCATCCAATGCTTCAGGACAGATTGAGATCAGTGCTGAAGAACAGGAACTGGCTGAATTTGTATCAGTAGTGCTTGCTGATACGGAGGATGTCTGGAAAGAGGCTTTCCAGGATATGGGGATGACCTATCGTCCGCCCAAACTGGTTTTGTTCAGCGGGCAGGTGCAGTCGGCCTGCGGTTTTGCCAGTGCTGCCAGTGGGCCTTTCTATTGCCCGGGCGATGAAAAGGTATATATTGACCTGAGTTTTTGCGAGGTACTCGAGCACCGTTTCGGAGCACATGGCGACTTTGCCATTGCATACGTGATTGCCCACGAGGTAGGTCACCACGTTCAGAACCTGCTGGGTATTCTTGACGAGGTATACCAGCAACAACAGCGAATGAGCAAGAACGAAGCCAATGCGATGACCGTAAGGCTTGAACTGCAGGCTGATTTCTTTTCAGGATTCTGGGCCCATCACGCTCAGAAGATGTTTAATATTCTGGAAGCTGGGGACCTTGAAGAAGCCCTTCGCGCGGCAGGAGCTGTTGGTGACGATGCCATTCAAATGAAAACACAGGGAAGAATCGTTCCCGATGACTTTACCCATGGAACTTCACAGCAGCGTATGAGCTGGTTCCGCCGTGGTTTTGACACCGGCGATCTCGCGCAGGGCGATACCTTTAAAAGGGGAGCTGTTTAA
- a CDS encoding ion transporter has product MKKNRINPDKPLSAKPWKEKTRIEKAWEIIFESDTFWGRVFDEILLLFIILSIVVVMLESMESVRMNYGKMLYNFEWFFTIVFTIEYIVRIIVSPKPKDYIFSFLGIVDFLAIIPTYIAFGFPGAQTFIVIRSIRLLRIYRILKLYHFVRAGNMLLMAVLKSLKKISIFMIFILILVILLGSIMYVVEGAKNGFTSIPVSIYWAVITLTTVGYGDIVPMTALGKFISTFIMLLGYSIIAIPTGIVSVEMARTAPHKEKDTRNCKYCDEPIKDEDANFCKICGSRLD; this is encoded by the coding sequence ATGAAAAAAAATAGAATTAATCCAGACAAACCATTATCCGCTAAGCCCTGGAAAGAAAAGACCCGGATAGAAAAAGCCTGGGAAATCATATTCGAGTCGGATACCTTTTGGGGAAGGGTTTTTGATGAAATATTGCTGTTATTTATTATTTTAAGCATTGTCGTGGTGATGCTTGAAAGCATGGAATCAGTCAGAATGAATTATGGCAAAATGCTTTATAACTTCGAATGGTTCTTTACCATTGTTTTCACCATTGAGTACATCGTGCGAATCATCGTATCCCCTAAACCCAAAGATTATATTTTTAGTTTTTTGGGTATAGTCGACTTTCTGGCCATCATACCAACTTATATTGCTTTTGGTTTTCCTGGTGCTCAGACCTTTATTGTCATTCGAAGCATACGATTACTCAGGATTTACCGTATTCTGAAACTTTATCATTTCGTCAGAGCAGGTAACATGCTGCTCATGGCTGTTCTAAAAAGCCTGAAGAAAATTTCCATCTTTATGATCTTTATTCTTATCCTGGTAATCCTCCTGGGTAGCATTATGTACGTTGTTGAAGGAGCCAAAAATGGCTTTACCAGCATTCCGGTCAGTATCTATTGGGCTGTGATTACGCTCACCACAGTTGGTTATGGAGATATTGTACCGATGACCGCACTGGGAAAATTTATTTCTACCTTTATTATGCTTTTGGGTTACAGCATTATAGCCATACCTACCGGGATTGTTTCTGTTGAAATGGCCCGCACAGCACCACACAAAGAAAAGGATACGAGAAACTGCAAATATTGTGACGAGCCCATCAAAGATGAGGATGCAAATTTTTGCAAAATTTGCGGGAGCCGTTTGGATTAA
- a CDS encoding DCC1-like thiol-disulfide oxidoreductase family protein, protein MFPKIIFTKLDKTQYPPREKPVMAWDGNCGFCHYWVLRWKKLSGDVIEYRPFSEVAKRFPDIEYKYFKQALRFIDTDGKIYTGPAAAFRSFQYGPRYHWILKLYENFKPAEWFADHFYSFVSRRRPLMYKITVRLWGKNPIRQKNYWAFYLGGLTALVAGLIILG, encoded by the coding sequence ATGTTCCCCAAAATAATATTCACCAAACTCGATAAGACTCAATATCCACCAAGGGAAAAACCCGTCATGGCCTGGGACGGCAACTGTGGCTTTTGCCATTACTGGGTGCTTCGCTGGAAAAAGTTATCGGGTGATGTCATAGAATACCGTCCTTTTTCAGAAGTAGCCAAGCGGTTTCCCGATATCGAATACAAGTATTTCAAGCAGGCTTTGCGATTTATTGACACCGATGGAAAGATTTACACTGGTCCGGCTGCTGCCTTTCGGAGCTTCCAGTATGGACCAAGGTATCACTGGATATTGAAGCTTTACGAAAATTTCAAACCGGCTGAATGGTTTGCCGACCACTTTTACAGCTTTGTTTCCAGGCGAAGGCCCTTGATGTACAAGATCACCGTACGCTTATGGGGGAAAAATCCCATCCGCCAGAAAAACTACTGGGCGTTTTATTTAGGTGGGCTGACGGCTTTAGTAGCGGGGCTAATTATTCTAGGTTAA
- a CDS encoding SGNH/GDSL hydrolase family protein — protein sequence MNKKLLIFLTLLIFLVWSCESSELNPGDLAPMTYSYLALGDSYTIGQGVEEQDRYPDQLRDTLGKAGLPIDEMLIIARTGWTTDELSIGIDNATVHPPYDLVTLLIGVNNQYRGRSLENYREEFSVLLIRAIGFAGGDPEKVVVLSIPDWGVTPFAQGRDREKIAREIDAFNAIKLDESQKAGVSYIDVTEISRLALDRPELLAPDGLHPSEIMYSLWVEELSPLAFQILKNH from the coding sequence ATGAACAAGAAATTACTAATTTTTCTGACTTTGCTGATTTTTTTAGTTTGGAGTTGCGAGTCCAGTGAGCTAAATCCTGGGGATTTGGCCCCCATGACATATTCTTATCTTGCCCTTGGCGATTCATACACAATAGGACAGGGTGTTGAAGAGCAGGATCGTTATCCAGATCAGCTAAGAGACACCCTTGGGAAAGCGGGTCTGCCAATCGACGAAATGCTGATTATCGCCCGTACTGGCTGGACAACCGATGAACTTTCAATCGGAATTGATAATGCAACGGTCCATCCTCCTTATGATCTGGTTACACTTTTAATTGGTGTGAACAATCAGTATCGGGGGCGCAGTCTTGAAAATTACCGCGAAGAATTTTCTGTCTTGCTGATCAGGGCGATTGGTTTTGCCGGAGGTGATCCCGAAAAGGTAGTTGTTCTGTCTATCCCTGATTGGGGTGTTACTCCCTTTGCGCAAGGGCGTGACAGGGAAAAAATTGCCCGTGAAATTGATGCTTTTAACGCTATAAAACTCGACGAAAGCCAAAAAGCTGGCGTATCCTACATTGATGTGACCGAGATTTCCCGCCTTGCATTAGACAGGCCTGAACTCTTGGCTCCCGATGGACTGCACCCCTCTGAAATTATGTACAGCCTTTGGGTAGAAGAGTTGTCCCCTTTGGCTTTTCAAATTCTGAAGAATCATTAA
- a CDS encoding mechanosensitive ion channel domain-containing protein: MNTFLEDLRQEIIQYYDGLVAITPKLLIALFVLLVTWFLARQIRNFSDRKLRREMEDPLLAAFLATFFRTIILIIGFLIVLRILGFGGFLTSMLAGAGITAFIIGFALRDIGENFLAGIIMAFKRPFRVGDYVESGSIRGVVVGLNIRDTRLKTPDGKDVYIPNAMIIKNPLINFTIDGFLRFDFIITLPAKSDYEKQLALIEETVNKVKGVLKERKKTIVSVSSVYPYKVEVNVSYWIDTFSDEISSEIIRSEVMLSVQNALEKYQETLP; encoded by the coding sequence ATGAATACTTTCCTTGAAGACTTAAGGCAAGAAATAATCCAGTATTACGACGGTCTTGTTGCCATTACGCCCAAATTATTAATTGCCCTATTTGTACTCCTGGTGACTTGGTTTTTGGCCCGGCAGATCCGCAACTTTTCCGATCGCAAGCTCAGGAGGGAAATGGAAGACCCCTTGCTTGCAGCATTTTTGGCGACCTTTTTCCGCACCATCATCCTGATCATCGGATTTCTGATTGTCTTGCGCATCCTTGGCTTTGGAGGCTTCCTGACCAGCATGCTGGCCGGGGCCGGCATCACAGCTTTCATCATAGGGTTTGCATTGCGCGATATTGGCGAGAATTTCCTGGCTGGTATTATTATGGCATTTAAACGACCTTTCAGGGTAGGTGATTATGTTGAATCAGGGTCCATCCGTGGGGTGGTGGTTGGCTTGAACATCCGCGATACACGGCTTAAAACCCCCGATGGAAAGGATGTGTACATCCCCAATGCGATGATTATCAAAAACCCACTGATAAACTTTACCATTGACGGATTTTTGCGTTTTGATTTTATTATAACGCTTCCAGCAAAAAGTGATTATGAAAAGCAGCTGGCCCTGATCGAAGAAACCGTGAATAAGGTTAAAGGGGTCTTGAAAGAAAGAAAGAAAACCATTGTAAGCGTCTCATCCGTTTATCCTTACAAGGTGGAGGTAAACGTGAGCTACTGGATCGATACCTTTTCAGATGAAATTAGTTCTGAGATAATCCGCTCAGAAGTAATGCTCTCCGTTCAAAATGCACTGGAGAAATACCAGGAAACCTTGCCCTGA
- the pfkA gene encoding 6-phosphofructokinase yields MENFKRIAVLTSGGDAPGMNAAIRAVVRAGIKNGLEVYGVRRGYDGLINDDIIKLDSSAVSNIIQTGGTILKTARCHEFHKKEGRAKAFESLKKRHIEGLIVIGGDGSFAGASLLSREHNFPVIGIPGTIDNDLYGTDYTIGYDTALNNVVSAVDKIRDTASSHNRIFFVEVMGREAGFIALRSGIACGAEAILIPEVNGQLEKLMELMETRVKQKRSSIIMVAEGEREGNIFDFAKMVEKRFKDQDVRVSILGHMQRGGSPTAFDRVTASRLGVAAVDALLNDQRSIMVGISNNDITHVPLNQTIKLNKTINQGLLEIVEVLI; encoded by the coding sequence ATGGAAAACTTCAAAAGAATTGCTGTTCTAACTTCCGGTGGCGATGCCCCCGGGATGAACGCTGCCATCCGTGCCGTAGTGCGTGCAGGGATAAAGAATGGTCTGGAAGTTTATGGCGTCAGGCGCGGATATGATGGCCTGATCAATGATGACATCATCAAACTGGATTCCAGTGCTGTTAGTAATATTATCCAAACTGGGGGAACCATTCTGAAAACGGCCCGTTGCCATGAGTTTCATAAGAAGGAAGGAAGAGCTAAAGCTTTTGAGAGCTTAAAGAAGCGTCATATTGAGGGGCTTATTGTCATCGGTGGTGACGGTTCTTTTGCGGGTGCAAGCCTGCTTTCACGCGAGCACAACTTTCCCGTGATCGGGATACCGGGGACCATTGACAATGACCTTTACGGCACAGATTACACCATTGGCTATGATACCGCCCTTAACAATGTAGTATCTGCTGTTGATAAGATCCGCGACACAGCCAGCTCGCACAACCGCATCTTCTTTGTGGAAGTGATGGGCCGTGAAGCAGGCTTCATTGCCCTTCGCAGCGGCATTGCTTGCGGTGCCGAGGCCATACTCATACCAGAGGTTAACGGGCAGCTGGAAAAGCTAATGGAACTGATGGAAACCCGTGTGAAGCAAAAACGATCGAGCATCATTATGGTTGCCGAAGGCGAAAGGGAAGGGAATATCTTCGACTTTGCCAAAATGGTGGAAAAGAGATTTAAGGATCAGGACGTAAGAGTTTCTATCCTTGGCCATATGCAGCGGGGAGGCAGTCCCACGGCTTTCGACAGAGTCACCGCCAGCAGGCTGGGGGTAGCTGCCGTTGATGCTTTGTTGAACGATCAGCGCAGCATCATGGTGGGCATTTCCAACAACGACATTACCCATGTCCCTCTGAACCAAACCATTAAGCTGAACAAGACCATTAATCAAGGCTTACTCGAGATTGTAGAAGTGCTGATTTAA
- a CDS encoding DUF2254 domain-containing protein — protein MKAKLKYFLEMVRTSFWFLPLVVILVTIGLAFLFIRLDTTLTIEPKGFFRHFLSGGAESARQVLTTIAGAMLGVAGTVFSITLVALTLASSQFGARLLRNFMYDRLNQLVLGTYVATFLYCLLVLKTVKSDLDTGLVPNLSVMVAMILAIANIFLLIIFIHHISISIQADHVISDVNKNLEKSLKKLFPEGLGEEPDEAVKSERLFQNLLITHPFSVKVSSTRNGYLQAIDNEGLMSVANNQSLIISLKHRPGDFLVENETIAEVFSKETCTKEVKGRIRETFVFGRVRTPVQDAEFAIHQLVEIASRALSPGVNDPFTAITCIDKLKASICYLTRAKFPSAWRYDEEGHLRLKVDPIRFSGIMDAAFNQIRQFGKSSPSVTIRLMEALVTINEFAKDPVHRQSISRHAEMVLDAGKEAHYNDNDLKDLKERFHKISKE, from the coding sequence ATGAAAGCAAAGCTCAAGTATTTCCTGGAAATGGTTAGAACCAGTTTCTGGTTTCTTCCTTTGGTGGTTATTTTGGTCACAATTGGTCTGGCCTTTTTATTTATCCGGCTTGATACCACCCTAACCATAGAGCCGAAAGGCTTCTTCAGGCATTTCCTTTCAGGAGGTGCCGAATCGGCCCGTCAGGTGCTGACAACCATAGCGGGGGCGATGCTGGGAGTGGCCGGGACAGTATTTTCCATTACACTGGTAGCCCTGACGCTGGCTTCTTCGCAATTTGGAGCCAGGCTGCTGAGAAATTTCATGTACGACCGCCTCAACCAGTTGGTGCTGGGGACCTATGTGGCTACTTTCCTTTATTGCCTGCTGGTGTTGAAAACTGTTAAATCGGATCTGGACACCGGCCTTGTGCCCAACCTGTCGGTGATGGTAGCGATGATTCTTGCCATAGCCAATATTTTCCTGCTTATTATATTCATTCACCATATATCGATCAGCATACAGGCCGACCACGTCATCTCCGACGTAAACAAAAACCTGGAGAAAAGCCTTAAGAAGCTCTTCCCTGAAGGACTTGGCGAAGAGCCTGATGAAGCGGTGAAAAGTGAAAGGCTTTTCCAGAATCTTTTAATCACCCATCCCTTCTCTGTTAAGGTGAGTTCAACCCGTAACGGATATCTGCAGGCCATTGATAACGAGGGATTGATGTCGGTGGCAAACAACCAGTCACTTATCATCAGTCTCAAACACCGACCTGGAGATTTTTTGGTGGAAAACGAAACCATCGCAGAGGTTTTTTCAAAAGAAACATGCACCAAAGAAGTCAAAGGGCGAATCCGTGAAACTTTTGTCTTTGGACGGGTCAGGACCCCCGTTCAGGATGCGGAGTTTGCCATCCATCAATTGGTTGAGATTGCATCGCGTGCCCTTTCTCCAGGGGTGAATGATCCCTTCACCGCCATCACATGCATTGACAAATTAAAGGCAAGCATATGTTACCTCACCCGGGCAAAATTTCCTTCTGCTTGGCGTTATGATGAGGAAGGACACCTGCGCCTTAAGGTTGACCCCATCAGGTTTTCCGGGATTATGGATGCGGCTTTTAATCAAATACGGCAATTTGGTAAAAGTAGCCCTTCAGTAACCATCAGGTTGATGGAAGCCCTGGTGACGATTAATGAGTTTGCAAAAGATCCTGTACATCGTCAAAGCATAAGCCGGCATGCAGAAATGGTTTTAGATGCTGGCAAAGAAGCCCATTATAACGATAACGACCTGAAGGACTTAAAGGAACGCTTTCACAAGATCAGCAAAGAATAA
- a CDS encoding CoA-disulfide reductase has protein sequence MDKNGKLVVIGGDAAGMSAASKVRRIQPEREIVVFEKGEHTSYAACGMPYYIAGMLDSHEDLIARKPEVFREKQNIDVRIRHEVIAIDPHEKWVEVRNLEKDEVFRECYDSLLIATGASPLLPDLPGIRSKGVFALSSLQSGMDVFRFLEEEKPRKAMIVGGGYIGIEMAEAFLERGLEVSMLDMASQVMSTLDPDMAEILSDYMQAEGVTLFLGEKLQKIEINEKGTLARVVTEKNRLDADLVILGLGIRPNTGLAWKAGIALGVNGAIRVNKKMQTSAEDIWAAGDCATSFHLVKKEETHIALGTVANKHGLVAGINLTDGDAEFPGVLGTAITKFRNLEIARTGLSEKEAKEMGIEYRVTKVDTYTRSAYYPETGKITVKLLVDRESGKLLGGQIVGKAGSGKRIDTLAAAITSGMTPQQLLDLDLAYAPPFSPVWDPVQTAARRLV, from the coding sequence ATGGATAAAAATGGTAAACTGGTAGTCATTGGTGGGGATGCAGCAGGAATGAGTGCAGCTTCTAAGGTGAGGCGTATACAGCCTGAGCGGGAAATTGTGGTGTTTGAAAAAGGGGAGCACACCTCTTATGCTGCCTGTGGAATGCCCTATTATATAGCAGGGATGCTTGACTCGCACGAAGATTTGATTGCTCGCAAGCCAGAAGTATTCCGTGAGAAGCAGAATATTGACGTGCGGATCCGGCATGAGGTCATTGCCATTGACCCGCACGAAAAGTGGGTGGAAGTCAGAAACCTTGAAAAGGATGAGGTATTCAGGGAATGCTACGACTCCCTGCTTATCGCTACCGGGGCCTCTCCCCTGCTGCCTGATCTTCCGGGTATCCGTTCCAAAGGGGTCTTTGCCTTGTCGAGCCTGCAAAGCGGGATGGATGTTTTTCGATTCCTTGAAGAGGAAAAACCACGGAAAGCAATGATTGTTGGCGGAGGTTACATTGGCATTGAAATGGCTGAAGCCTTTTTGGAACGGGGGCTGGAGGTGTCGATGCTGGATATGGCATCCCAGGTGATGAGCACCCTGGACCCTGATATGGCCGAGATTCTTTCAGATTATATGCAGGCTGAGGGGGTAACCCTTTTCCTAGGAGAGAAGCTTCAGAAAATTGAAATAAATGAAAAAGGAACCCTTGCCCGGGTGGTGACAGAAAAAAATAGGCTGGATGCCGACCTGGTAATTCTGGGTTTAGGCATCAGGCCCAACACCGGTCTGGCTTGGAAGGCAGGCATTGCTTTGGGTGTCAATGGCGCCATCCGCGTAAACAAAAAGATGCAGACCTCAGCAGAAGACATATGGGCTGCTGGCGATTGTGCCACTTCCTTTCACTTGGTAAAAAAGGAAGAAACCCATATTGCGCTGGGAACTGTGGCCAATAAGCATGGGCTGGTGGCTGGCATCAACCTGACCGACGGGGATGCCGAATTCCCGGGGGTACTTGGAACGGCCATCACCAAATTCCGGAATCTTGAAATCGCCCGCACGGGACTTTCGGAAAAGGAAGCCAAAGAAATGGGAATTGAATATCGGGTAACAAAAGTGGACACCTATACCCGATCAGCTTATTATCCAGAAACAGGAAAGATTACCGTTAAACTCCTGGTGGATAGAGAAAGCGGCAAGCTTCTGGGTGGGCAGATCGTCGGGAAAGCCGGATCAGGTAAACGCATTGACACCCTGGCGGCCGCCATTACCTCGGGGATGACGCCACAGCAACTATTGGATCTTGACCTGGCCTATGCCCCACCCTTCTCCCCTGTCTGGGATCCGGTTCAAACGGCTGCCAGGCGACTTGTTTAA
- a CDS encoding YeeE/YedE thiosulfate transporter family protein, with amino-acid sequence MEKKTAFAKAGEKAPLIWGLGFGILFGFLLHKGGVTKYDVIVGQLLLTDNTVLKVMLSAIVTGMLGIYLMKSLRWVKLSPKSGSLGINVIGGLIFGVGFGVLGYCPGTIAGAIGNGYLDALVGGLAGIWIGAGLFAAIYHKVRDGILKKGHFGDITFPGLFKVNDWAVVIPAATIIVLILVWMERNGL; translated from the coding sequence ATGGAAAAGAAAACAGCTTTTGCAAAAGCAGGAGAAAAAGCGCCGCTGATTTGGGGCCTGGGCTTCGGCATCCTGTTCGGCTTCCTCCTCCATAAGGGAGGGGTGACCAAGTACGATGTGATCGTTGGACAGCTTCTGCTCACCGACAATACTGTTTTGAAGGTGATGCTTTCGGCAATCGTTACCGGGATGCTGGGAATTTACCTGATGAAATCCCTTAGGTGGGTAAAGCTTTCACCCAAATCGGGTTCTCTCGGTATCAATGTGATTGGGGGTCTGATCTTCGGCGTCGGTTTCGGGGTTTTGGGCTATTGCCCTGGCACCATCGCCGGAGCCATCGGAAACGGTTATCTGGATGCCCTGGTGGGTGGCTTGGCGGGGATATGGATAGGTGCTGGCCTCTTTGCCGCCATCTATCATAAAGTCAGGGATGGCATCCTGAAAAAGGGACACTTCGGTGACATCACTTTTCCCGGGCTTTTTAAGGTGAACGATTGGGCGGTGGTCATCCCAGCGGCCACGATCATTGTGCTGATATTGGTGTGGATGGAGCGTAACGGGCTATAA